One Pseudomonas lalucatii genomic window carries:
- a CDS encoding sodium:solute symporter family protein has product MDFYELFNWGLLILTFAVMIGIGFLSSRKVKDSDEGGFLLAGRSLGAFVGASTIVATGFSGWGFMGSPAVAYEFGAIELLGNFFFAPAIMIAVLFFANHMQNRAIHMGSNTIPEYIGQIHGGGAGGRLLQGVAAFMTIILLMVFLVSQIKAVGMLGASWLNIEMTSSAWLMISVIILYTMLGGLAAVAWTDTVMVCGMALAAIVIMVQMFTSVDLGQWQANLNTINPNLLNPETAAPYGTSKGSVFLVLPYAFLFAAVLPYMAIRFLAFKPNVKMHKVGIYVAILGALLSLIPLVGLYMRAFGPQLADPDSAMPMYLQTFMHPALQGIITLFIIFAMKSTANSMLHTVASATSHDLRLALNKHAEVDSPHALTVNRVAVVALGLLGLLMMMYAPPFMLSWLGILGSGTLLAAMIGPVFISTFWQGNVAGALVAMLVGFFTSGGLLLSTDIGWVEGPLIGCLASSIIYVAVSMLTRTRVSLPQRAR; this is encoded by the coding sequence ATGGACTTCTATGAACTGTTCAACTGGGGCCTGCTGATCCTCACCTTCGCGGTGATGATCGGGATCGGCTTCCTCTCCTCGCGCAAGGTCAAGGACAGCGACGAGGGTGGCTTCCTGCTTGCGGGCAGGAGTCTCGGCGCTTTTGTCGGTGCGAGCACCATAGTGGCCACCGGCTTCAGCGGCTGGGGTTTCATGGGGTCGCCGGCGGTGGCTTACGAGTTCGGTGCCATCGAGTTGCTGGGCAACTTCTTCTTCGCCCCTGCGATCATGATCGCGGTGCTGTTCTTCGCCAATCACATGCAGAATCGCGCCATCCACATGGGCAGCAATACCATCCCCGAGTACATCGGCCAGATTCACGGCGGCGGTGCCGGTGGGCGCCTGCTGCAGGGCGTGGCGGCGTTCATGACCATCATCCTGCTGATGGTGTTTCTGGTCAGCCAGATCAAGGCGGTCGGCATGCTCGGCGCGTCCTGGTTGAATATCGAGATGACCAGCAGCGCCTGGTTGATGATCTCGGTGATCATCCTTTACACCATGCTCGGCGGCCTGGCCGCCGTGGCCTGGACCGATACCGTGATGGTCTGCGGCATGGCGTTGGCGGCGATCGTGATCATGGTCCAGATGTTCACCAGCGTCGACCTGGGCCAGTGGCAGGCCAACCTCAACACCATCAATCCCAACCTGCTCAATCCGGAGACTGCGGCGCCCTATGGGACCAGCAAGGGTTCGGTATTCCTGGTTCTGCCCTATGCCTTCCTGTTTGCCGCGGTGCTGCCGTACATGGCGATCCGTTTCCTCGCCTTCAAGCCGAACGTGAAGATGCACAAGGTCGGCATCTACGTGGCGATTCTCGGCGCGCTGCTCAGCCTGATCCCGCTGGTTGGCCTGTACATGCGCGCCTTCGGTCCGCAACTGGCCGACCCGGACAGCGCCATGCCGATGTACCTGCAGACGTTCATGCATCCGGCTCTGCAGGGGATCATCACCCTGTTCATCATCTTCGCCATGAAGTCCACCGCCAACTCGATGCTACACACCGTGGCGTCGGCAACCTCCCATGACCTGCGCCTGGCGCTGAACAAGCACGCCGAGGTGGACTCGCCCCATGCCCTGACCGTCAACCGTGTGGCCGTCGTGGCGCTCGGGCTGCTGGGGCTGCTGATGATGATGTATGCGCCGCCGTTCATGCTGTCCTGGCTGGGTATTCTCGGCTCCGGCACCCTGCTGGCGGCGATGATCGGCCCGGTGTTCATCTCCACCTTTTGGCAGGGCAACGTGGCCGGCGCCCTGGTGGCGATGCTGGTGGGCTTCTTCACCAGCGGTGGCCTGCTGCTGAGCACCGATATCGGTTGGGTCGAGGGGCCGCTGATCGGCTGCCTGGCCTCATCCATCATCTATGTCGCCGTCTCCATGTTGACCCGGACTCGGGTGTCGCTACCGCAACGGGCGCGATAA
- a CDS encoding GlxA family transcriptional regulator, with the protein MKTFGFLLTPNFTTIGFACAIETLRMANLAARRTLYRSLLIATDHELVRASNGMCVVPDHSIADAPELDALFVVGSNPIPSKHDRNLLNWLRKLAHQDVPLGGICTGSHLLASADLLKGHRCTIHWEDIEQLKEKFPGIIISNQLFELDRNRYTCSGGTASMDMTLQLIAREPGGAEIAEHAAELLLCDRMRGSREQQRVPLRQKLGHAQPKLSQIVAIMEANLEEPLELEELAQLNEVSVRQLERLFHKYLERKPSQYYLELRLNRARDLLLRTDAQVRDISLSCGFASPAHFSKCYSRLFGHSPRDERKQSALG; encoded by the coding sequence GTGAAAACCTTTGGCTTCCTGCTTACCCCCAACTTCACCACCATCGGCTTCGCCTGTGCGATAGAGACCCTGCGCATGGCCAACCTGGCCGCCCGACGCACCCTCTACCGATCGCTGCTGATCGCCACTGACCACGAACTGGTGCGCGCCAGCAACGGCATGTGCGTGGTACCCGATCACTCGATCGCCGATGCGCCGGAATTGGACGCACTGTTCGTGGTGGGCTCCAACCCGATTCCGAGCAAGCACGACCGCAACCTGCTCAACTGGCTGCGCAAGCTGGCCCACCAGGACGTGCCGCTGGGCGGCATCTGCACCGGCAGTCACCTGCTGGCCAGCGCCGACCTGCTGAAGGGCCACCGCTGCACCATTCACTGGGAAGACATCGAGCAGCTCAAGGAGAAGTTTCCCGGGATCATCATCTCCAACCAGCTGTTCGAGTTGGACCGCAACCGCTACACCTGCTCCGGCGGCACCGCCTCCATGGACATGACCCTGCAGCTGATCGCCCGCGAACCCGGTGGCGCGGAGATTGCCGAGCATGCTGCGGAGCTGCTGCTGTGCGATCGCATGCGTGGCTCCCGCGAGCAGCAGCGGGTGCCGCTGCGGCAAAAACTCGGACACGCCCAGCCCAAGCTCAGTCAGATAGTCGCGATCATGGAGGCCAACCTGGAAGAGCCTCTGGAGCTGGAAGAGCTCGCCCAGCTCAACGAGGTGTCGGTGCGCCAACTGGAGCGACTGTTCCACAAGTACCTGGAGCGCAAGCCCAGCCAGTACTACCTGGAGCTACGCCTGAACCGCGCCCGTGATCTGCTGCTGCGCACTGACGCTCAGGTGCGCGACATCTCCCTGTCCTGTGGCTTCGCTTCACCGGCGCACTTCTCCAAGTGCTACAGCCGCCTGTTTGGCCATTCTCCGCGTGACGAACGCAAACAGAGCGCACTGGGATAG